In the genome of Aureimonas sp. OT7, one region contains:
- the ggt gene encoding gamma-glutamyltransferase, giving the protein MPAELRTLILVSAIGIAITGPWPSRAASPAPVEGDNGMVVTAQHLASQVGVDVLRQGGNAVDAAIAVGYALAVVYPTAGNLGGGGFMTIRLADGTSTFLDFRERAPKAATRDMYLDAAGEPVPGASTDTYLAVGVPGSVAGFEAAREKYGTWERERLIAPALRLAREGFVLEPGDIASFADGNDMLSQDPAAAGIFLRDGQPLRLGDTLVQHDLAASLEAISQGGADAFYKGEIADLIVKSSQENGGILARSDFEEYRVRELEPVECSYRGYDIVSSPPPSSGGLVICEILNVLEGYPISYLGYGSAETTRLMVEAMRHAFVDRNTALGDPDFVDNPVEKLTSKAYAEEIRARIDPYRAGVSEDLRPAGATESTETTHYSIIDKDGNAVAVTYTLNGSFGTGKVAEGTGILLNNEMDDFTSKPGVPNLYGLVQGEANAIEPGKSPLSSMSPTIVSRDGKPFMVIGSPGGSRIITITLSAIMNVIDHGMDIQQAIDAPRIHHQWLPDTVAMEPYALSPDTLRLLAGMGYTVGIDPDWTIWGEAAGILVGGRDLEEIEAGTGTARYYGAIDSRATAGAAIGY; this is encoded by the coding sequence ATGCCTGCAGAACTCAGGACGCTTATTCTCGTCTCGGCGATCGGCATCGCCATCACCGGCCCATGGCCGTCCCGCGCCGCGTCGCCGGCACCGGTCGAGGGGGATAACGGCATGGTCGTGACAGCCCAGCACCTCGCATCGCAGGTTGGCGTGGACGTGCTGCGGCAGGGTGGCAATGCAGTGGATGCGGCCATTGCCGTCGGATATGCCCTGGCGGTCGTCTATCCCACGGCAGGCAATCTCGGCGGTGGCGGCTTCATGACGATCCGCCTTGCGGATGGAACATCCACCTTCCTGGATTTCCGCGAGCGTGCCCCGAAGGCGGCCACGCGCGACATGTATCTGGATGCGGCCGGCGAGCCGGTCCCCGGCGCCAGCACGGACACCTACCTCGCCGTCGGCGTCCCCGGGTCGGTCGCCGGGTTCGAGGCCGCGCGCGAAAAATACGGCACATGGGAGCGCGAACGGCTGATCGCCCCGGCATTGCGGCTTGCCCGGGAGGGCTTCGTGCTGGAGCCGGGCGACATCGCCTCCTTTGCCGATGGCAACGACATGCTGTCCCAGGACCCGGCCGCCGCCGGCATCTTTCTTCGGGATGGCCAGCCGCTGCGCCTCGGCGACACATTGGTTCAGCACGATCTCGCCGCCTCACTCGAGGCCATATCGCAGGGCGGCGCCGATGCCTTCTACAAGGGCGAGATCGCCGACCTGATCGTCAAGTCCAGCCAGGAGAACGGCGGTATTCTCGCCAGGTCCGATTTCGAAGAGTATCGCGTCCGCGAGCTCGAACCAGTGGAATGCAGCTATCGCGGCTACGACATCGTATCGTCTCCGCCGCCCTCCTCCGGCGGCCTGGTCATCTGCGAAATCCTGAACGTGCTGGAGGGTTACCCGATCTCCTATCTCGGCTACGGCTCGGCCGAGACGACGCGGCTGATGGTGGAGGCGATGCGCCATGCCTTCGTGGACCGTAACACCGCTCTCGGCGATCCCGACTTCGTCGACAACCCGGTCGAGAAACTGACAAGCAAAGCCTATGCGGAGGAAATCCGCGCGCGGATCGATCCGTATCGCGCCGGCGTCAGCGAGGATCTGAGACCGGCGGGAGCGACGGAATCGACCGAGACCACGCACTACTCGATCATCGACAAGGACGGGAACGCGGTTGCCGTCACCTATACGCTGAACGGCTCGTTCGGTACGGGCAAGGTGGCCGAGGGGACGGGCATACTCCTGAACAACGAGATGGACGACTTCACCTCCAAGCCCGGCGTGCCGAACCTCTACGGCCTCGTCCAGGGCGAGGCCAATGCCATCGAGCCCGGCAAGTCGCCCCTGTCGTCCATGAGCCCGACCATCGTTTCCCGGGACGGCAAGCCCTTCATGGTGATCGGCAGTCCCGGCGGCTCGCGCATCATCACCATCACCCTGTCGGCGATCATGAACGTCATCGACCATGGCATGGATATCCAGCAGGCGATCGACGCGCCGCGCATCCATCACCAATGGCTGCCCGACACCGTCGCCATGGAGCCCTACGCCCTGTCGCCGGACACGCTAAGACTGTTGGCCGGTATGGGCTACACGGTCGGCATCGACCCGGATTGGACCATCTGGGGCGAAGCGGCCGGCATCCTGGTCGGGGGACGCGACCTGGAAGAGATCGAAGCCGGCACCGGTACGGCGCGCTACTACGGCGCCATCGACAGCCGCGCCACGGCCGGCGCGGCCATCGGCTACTAG
- a CDS encoding potassium-transporting ATPase subunit F has product MTGFDFFVGGITTVFVAAYLGYVLMRPERF; this is encoded by the coding sequence ATGACCGGCTTCGACTTCTTCGTCGGCGGCATCACCACCGTCTTCGTGGCGGCCTATCTCGGCTACGTGCTGATGCGGCCCGAGCGTTTCTGA
- the kdpA gene encoding potassium-transporting ATPase subunit KdpA encodes MTLVGWAQIIAILVLCVISALFLGRFMARVFAGERTLLSPIIAPLERMIYRLAGIDPTREQGWLAFALSMIAFNLVGFIALYALLRLQGALPLNPSGFPGLDADLAFNTAVSFVTNTNWQSYSGEATMSDLSQMAGLTVQNFLSAATGIALALALVRSFARGSVSTVGNFHVDVVRAVLYVLLPLAIMTAAVQVYLGTPQTLAGAVSATTLEGGTQVIARGPVASQLAIKQLGTNGGGFFNANAAHPFENPSPLTNVLTIWQMLVVSLGLVFAFGRMIDDKRQARVLVCVMGFLLFAGVGIAYWAESAGTPMLAAAGLDPAGGNMEGKEVRFGIAASALFAAVTTGLSDGAVNAMHDSFTPIGGMVPMALIMLGEILPGGVGSGLYGMLVMAIIAVFIAGLMVGRTPEYLGKKIDAGDMKLAVLAIIVLPATMLGFAAVAAVTPTALATLNNGGPHGLSEIYYAYASAAGNNGSAFAGLGADNPWWNTTLALSMLLGRFAYVVPVIALAGRLAAKPKLAPSPGTFPTHGILFAGLLAGVILILGGLQFFPALALGPIAEQVQMTVGKTF; translated from the coding sequence ATGACGCTTGTCGGTTGGGCGCAGATCATCGCCATCCTTGTCCTGTGCGTGATCTCGGCCCTTTTTCTCGGTCGCTTCATGGCCCGTGTCTTCGCGGGCGAGCGTACCCTCCTGTCACCCATCATCGCGCCGCTGGAAAGGATGATTTATCGCCTGGCCGGCATAGATCCGACCAGGGAGCAGGGCTGGCTCGCCTTCGCCCTGTCGATGATCGCCTTCAACCTCGTCGGGTTTATCGCCCTGTATGCGCTGCTGCGCCTGCAAGGCGCGCTGCCGTTGAACCCTTCCGGTTTTCCGGGGCTGGACGCGGACCTTGCCTTCAATACCGCGGTGTCCTTCGTCACCAATACCAACTGGCAGTCCTATTCGGGCGAAGCCACGATGAGCGACCTCAGCCAGATGGCCGGGCTGACGGTCCAGAATTTCCTGTCGGCCGCGACGGGGATCGCGCTGGCGCTCGCCCTGGTGCGGAGCTTTGCACGCGGCAGCGTCTCGACCGTCGGCAATTTCCATGTCGACGTCGTGCGCGCGGTCCTCTACGTGCTGCTGCCGCTGGCCATCATGACGGCGGCGGTGCAGGTCTACCTCGGCACACCGCAGACGCTTGCGGGTGCGGTGTCCGCCACGACACTGGAGGGCGGAACGCAGGTCATCGCGCGGGGCCCGGTCGCCTCGCAGCTCGCCATAAAACAGCTCGGTACCAATGGCGGCGGCTTCTTCAACGCGAACGCCGCGCACCCGTTCGAAAATCCGTCGCCTCTGACCAATGTCCTGACCATCTGGCAGATGCTCGTCGTTTCGTTGGGCCTCGTCTTCGCCTTCGGACGCATGATCGACGACAAGCGGCAGGCGCGTGTGCTCGTCTGCGTCATGGGTTTTCTCCTCTTCGCCGGGGTCGGTATCGCCTATTGGGCGGAAAGTGCCGGAACGCCCATGCTTGCCGCGGCCGGACTGGACCCGGCGGGCGGCAACATGGAAGGCAAGGAAGTGCGCTTCGGCATTGCGGCTTCTGCGCTTTTCGCCGCCGTCACCACGGGCCTTTCGGACGGCGCCGTCAATGCCATGCACGATTCGTTCACGCCCATCGGCGGAATGGTGCCCATGGCGCTGATCATGCTGGGCGAGATCCTGCCGGGGGGTGTCGGTTCCGGCCTCTACGGCATGCTGGTCATGGCCATCATCGCGGTCTTCATCGCCGGCCTCATGGTGGGCCGCACGCCGGAATATCTCGGCAAGAAGATCGATGCCGGAGACATGAAGCTGGCCGTCCTTGCCATCATCGTGCTGCCGGCGACGATGCTGGGCTTTGCGGCCGTGGCGGCCGTAACGCCCACGGCGCTGGCGACGCTCAACAATGGCGGCCCCCATGGCCTGTCCGAAATCTACTACGCCTACGCCTCCGCCGCGGGCAACAACGGCTCCGCCTTTGCCGGGCTCGGCGCCGATAACCCGTGGTGGAACACCACCCTGGCGCTGTCCATGCTTCTCGGCCGGTTCGCCTATGTCGTGCCGGTCATCGCCCTGGCAGGGCGGCTTGCGGCAAAGCCGAAGCTGGCTCCTTCACCCGGCACGTTTCCAACTCATGGCATCCTGTTTGCCGGCCTTCTGGCAGGCGTCATCCTCATCCTCGGCGGTTTGCAGTTCTTCCCCGCGCTGGCGCTCGGTCCGATTGCCGAACAGGTCCAGATGACGGTCGGAAAGACCTTCTGA
- the kdpB gene encoding potassium-transporting ATPase subunit KdpB — MLSRDRISIIQPDLLTQAALEALRKLNPAELIRNPVIFVTEVVAFAVTLLLVRDVATGNAVAFTGQIAAWLWFTVLFANFAEAVAEGRGRAQADSLRRSRTDTMARRLADAADRATFDTVSALDLKVGDHVLVEAGELVPGDGEIVEGIASVNEAAVTGESAPVIRESGGDRSAVTGGTSVVSDWIVVRITAAPGSSFLDRMIALVEGAERQKTPNELALTILLVGMTLIFLVAVVTLAGFASYSGVLVSVPVLVALLVTLIPTTIGGLLSAIGIAGMDRLLRHNVLAMSGKAVEASGDVDTLLLDKTGTITFGNRMATEFVSMGGASPREAARIASLASLADETPEGRSILALAREAHDIATDRPDDPSIRFVPFSAATRLSGVDMGVRRIRKGAVDAIRAFVAQEDGAMPAPDGFDAAVERIARSGGTPLALAEGPRIVGVIHLKDVVKPGIKERFAELRRMGIRTVMVTGDNPVTAAAIASEAGVDDFIAEATPQDKLAYIRAEQGQGRLVAMCGDGTNDAPALAQSDVGVAMQTGTQAAREAGNMVDLDSDPTKLIEIVGIGKQLLMTRGALTTFSIANDVAKYFAIIPALFVAAIPELGVLNVMGLASPQSAILSAVIFNALIIMALIPLALRGVAYRAAGASSALARNLVIYGLGGLVTPFIGIKLIDMAVSAIGMA; from the coding sequence ATGCTTTCAAGAGATCGCATATCCATCATCCAGCCGGACCTTCTGACCCAGGCGGCGCTGGAAGCGCTGCGCAAGCTGAACCCGGCCGAGTTGATCCGCAACCCCGTCATCTTCGTCACCGAGGTCGTCGCCTTCGCGGTGACGCTGCTTCTCGTCCGCGACGTGGCCACCGGCAATGCCGTCGCCTTCACCGGCCAGATCGCCGCCTGGCTGTGGTTCACGGTTCTGTTCGCCAATTTTGCCGAGGCCGTGGCCGAAGGGCGCGGTCGCGCGCAGGCCGACAGCCTGCGTCGCTCGCGGACCGATACGATGGCCCGGCGCCTTGCCGACGCTGCCGACAGAGCGACTTTCGATACGGTTTCGGCGCTCGACCTGAAGGTCGGCGATCATGTCCTCGTCGAGGCCGGCGAACTGGTGCCCGGAGACGGCGAGATCGTCGAGGGCATCGCCTCCGTCAACGAGGCGGCGGTGACGGGGGAGTCCGCCCCCGTCATCCGCGAGTCCGGCGGCGATCGCTCGGCCGTGACCGGCGGCACCAGCGTGGTATCCGACTGGATCGTGGTTCGTATCACCGCTGCACCCGGCTCTTCGTTCCTGGACCGGATGATCGCTCTGGTCGAAGGCGCGGAGCGCCAGAAGACGCCGAATGAGCTGGCGCTGACGATCCTTCTGGTCGGCATGACGCTGATTTTCCTTGTGGCTGTCGTAACCCTGGCGGGGTTTGCCTCCTATTCCGGCGTCCTCGTTTCCGTTCCGGTTCTGGTGGCATTGCTGGTCACGCTGATCCCGACCACCATCGGCGGCCTCCTGTCGGCCATCGGGATCGCGGGCATGGACCGGCTGCTGCGGCACAACGTCCTGGCCATGTCCGGCAAGGCCGTGGAAGCGTCCGGCGACGTCGACACCCTGCTTCTCGACAAGACGGGGACGATCACCTTCGGCAACCGTATGGCGACCGAATTCGTGTCCATGGGCGGCGCATCGCCGCGCGAGGCGGCACGGATCGCCAGCCTTGCCAGCCTTGCGGACGAAACGCCGGAAGGGCGCTCGATCCTGGCACTGGCACGCGAGGCGCACGACATCGCAACCGACCGCCCGGACGATCCGTCGATCCGCTTCGTGCCCTTCAGCGCAGCGACCCGCCTTTCCGGCGTGGATATGGGCGTGCGGCGCATCCGCAAGGGTGCCGTCGATGCCATCCGCGCCTTCGTCGCTCAGGAGGACGGGGCCATGCCCGCTCCCGATGGCTTCGACGCGGCAGTGGAGCGGATCGCGCGCTCCGGCGGCACGCCGCTGGCGCTGGCCGAAGGGCCGCGCATCGTCGGCGTCATACACCTGAAGGACGTGGTCAAGCCCGGCATCAAGGAGCGGTTTGCCGAGCTTCGCCGCATGGGCATCCGCACGGTCATGGTGACGGGCGACAACCCGGTCACCGCGGCTGCAATCGCCTCGGAGGCCGGCGTCGACGATTTCATTGCCGAGGCCACGCCGCAGGACAAGCTGGCTTATATCCGGGCGGAGCAAGGGCAGGGGCGCCTCGTCGCCATGTGCGGCGACGGCACCAACGATGCGCCGGCGCTGGCGCAGTCGGATGTCGGCGTGGCCATGCAGACGGGCACGCAGGCAGCGCGCGAGGCCGGCAACATGGTGGACCTGGACTCCGACCCCACCAAGCTGATCGAGATCGTGGGCATCGGCAAACAACTCCTGATGACGCGCGGTGCCTTGACGACGTTTTCGATCGCCAACGATGTCGCGAAGTATTTCGCCATCATTCCGGCCCTCTTCGTGGCGGCGATCCCCGAACTCGGGGTGCTGAACGTCATGGGGCTGGCGTCACCGCAGAGTGCCATCCTGTCGGCCGTGATCTTCAACGCGCTGATCATCATGGCGCTGATCCCGCTTGCATTGCGCGGCGTGGCGTATCGTGCCGCAGGCGCTTCCTCCGCACTGGCCCGCAACCTGGTCATCTACGGCCTGGGAGGCCTCGTGACGCCCTTCATCGGGATCAAACTCATCGACATGGCCGTTTCGGCCATCGGCATGGCATAA
- the kdpC gene encoding potassium-transporting ATPase subunit KdpC, which translates to MITQLRSAATLVAVFTLMLGLAYPLAMTGFAGAVFPEQAAGSLVERDGRIVGSALVGQAFSGPGYLHPRPSAAGGGYDASASGGSNLGPASARLQERLGADSAALQAQYGVSTIPADAATTSASGLDPHVSPQYARMQAARIAEARGMERTDVLRLIDRAQEGRTLGFLGEPRVNVLSVNLALDEMAAGRDGG; encoded by the coding sequence ATGATCACGCAACTTCGCAGCGCAGCGACGCTCGTCGCGGTGTTTACCCTGATGCTCGGGCTTGCCTACCCCCTCGCCATGACTGGCTTTGCCGGGGCAGTCTTTCCGGAGCAGGCGGCCGGCAGCCTGGTGGAGCGCGACGGCCGTATCGTCGGCTCTGCCCTGGTCGGACAAGCGTTCAGCGGCCCGGGCTATCTGCATCCGCGGCCGTCGGCGGCCGGCGGCGGCTACGACGCCTCGGCCTCCGGCGGCAGCAATCTCGGCCCTGCCAGCGCGCGCCTGCAGGAAAGGCTCGGCGCCGACAGCGCGGCGCTGCAGGCGCAGTACGGGGTATCGACCATCCCGGCCGATGCCGCGACGACTTCGGCAAGCGGGCTCGACCCGCATGTCTCGCCGCAATACGCACGTATGCAGGCGGCGCGCATTGCCGAGGCGCGGGGCATGGAGCGCACAGACGTGCTACGGCTGATCGACCGCGCGCAGGAGGGCCGCACCCTCGGCTTTCTGGGAGAGCCGCGCGTGAACGTGCTATCGGTCAACCTGGCTTTGGACGAAATGGCGGCAGGCCGCGATGGTGGATGA
- a CDS encoding sensor histidine kinase KdpD: MVDEDGPRVSADALLADAEREGRGRLRIFLGAAPGVGKTYAMLQAARAAVAAGRDVAIGVVETHGRPETEALLAGLEIIPRKGIAYRGRLIPEFDLDAALKRRPQLLLVDEYAHSNVPGSRHPKRWRDLQDCLKAGIDVWTTMNVQHVESLNDVVQRITGVRVRETVPDSRIEAVDEIVLVDLPSDELIRRLGEGKVYVEDTATRAKQSFFRPNNLTALRELALRQVASRVDSDLIERMQGSAIEGPWPAGERLLVAIGGDGAAEGLVREAKRLADLLGAHWFAVTIDRPGHQWSDEQRRCIDGAMKLAGDLGAQTMNLVGTDLPGTILKFARVQNVTQIVVGKARRPGIAALLPRATLAQALVGRAEGIAVHVLTSAPTASVPRRLVRPGLGPSGGYLVAAACVLLATLAGVGVGHVVDLPNLSMLYLLAVVIPAIRHGVLPAIFASLLSFLAYNLVFIQPTGTLTIARPHEFLALAIFLIIAVSMATLAGRLREQNRSAVRRTRAARRLYQVTRRLSALPDPESVGEAAVYEVHAALERTTILLGPDDNGGISIVAAWPPEDRLDMPSKMAALWAFEHDEPAGSGTETLPGCNWLFHPLNADGRRVGVLGIEHDPATAPLDGEGQILLQTLGEQVAAALHRARLSTEIRDAKAEAETERIRNTLLASISHDFRTPLSSILGSATSLLDYGSHMDGATQADLLGQIRDEAGHLDGMVRNLLAITRLEAGSLDLRRDWVDIADILNRAVAAARRRGAVQTMLVCVPPGLPLAYADQSLLEQAVGNVLGNALRHAGERAQIVLQAAQEGRDVVMSVTDDGPGIAPDMAERIFDKFVSGGATRTADGSESAGLGLAIARGVMQAHGGNATLAPAAAGTTGARFILRMPIDERVPTP, from the coding sequence ATGGTGGATGAGGACGGGCCCAGGGTATCGGCCGACGCGTTGTTGGCCGATGCCGAGCGCGAGGGGCGCGGCCGGTTGCGCATCTTTCTTGGCGCCGCCCCCGGCGTCGGCAAGACCTATGCGATGCTGCAGGCGGCACGCGCCGCCGTGGCTGCCGGGCGCGATGTCGCCATCGGTGTGGTCGAGACGCATGGCAGGCCCGAGACCGAGGCTCTGCTGGCGGGGCTGGAGATCATCCCGCGCAAGGGCATCGCCTATCGCGGGCGGCTGATACCCGAATTCGACCTGGATGCCGCACTGAAACGCCGGCCGCAACTGTTGCTGGTCGACGAGTATGCGCATTCCAACGTGCCGGGCAGCCGCCATCCGAAGCGCTGGCGCGATTTACAGGACTGCCTGAAGGCCGGTATCGACGTCTGGACGACGATGAATGTCCAGCACGTCGAAAGCCTGAACGATGTCGTCCAGCGCATCACCGGGGTTCGCGTGCGGGAGACGGTGCCCGACAGCCGCATAGAGGCGGTGGACGAGATCGTGCTGGTTGATCTTCCCTCGGACGAGCTGATCCGGCGGCTAGGCGAGGGCAAGGTCTATGTGGAGGATACGGCAACCCGCGCCAAGCAGAGCTTCTTCCGGCCGAACAATCTGACGGCGCTGCGCGAACTGGCGTTGCGGCAGGTTGCCTCGCGCGTCGACAGCGACCTGATCGAGCGTATGCAGGGAAGCGCCATCGAAGGGCCCTGGCCGGCCGGTGAGCGCCTGCTGGTGGCGATCGGCGGCGACGGCGCGGCCGAGGGGCTGGTGCGCGAGGCAAAGCGGCTTGCCGATCTTCTCGGGGCACACTGGTTTGCCGTCACCATCGACCGGCCCGGCCACCAATGGAGCGACGAGCAGCGCCGCTGCATAGACGGGGCCATGAAGCTGGCAGGAGACCTTGGGGCCCAGACGATGAACCTTGTCGGCACCGATCTTCCCGGCACGATCCTGAAATTCGCGCGGGTGCAGAATGTCACCCAGATCGTCGTTGGCAAGGCGCGCCGGCCCGGCATTGCCGCGCTGTTGCCACGGGCAACCCTGGCGCAAGCGCTCGTCGGGCGGGCCGAGGGCATTGCCGTCCACGTATTGACGAGCGCGCCGACAGCCTCCGTACCCCGCCGCCTCGTTAGACCAGGCCTTGGACCTTCGGGCGGCTATCTGGTCGCCGCGGCCTGCGTGCTGCTGGCAACGCTGGCAGGCGTCGGCGTCGGCCATGTCGTGGATCTGCCGAACCTGTCGATGCTGTATCTTCTGGCCGTCGTCATTCCGGCCATCCGCCACGGTGTCCTTCCGGCGATCTTCGCCTCGTTGCTGTCGTTCCTGGCCTACAATCTCGTCTTCATCCAGCCGACCGGAACGCTGACGATCGCGCGCCCGCACGAGTTTCTGGCGCTGGCGATCTTCCTGATCATCGCCGTCAGCATGGCGACGCTGGCCGGCCGCCTGCGCGAGCAGAACCGCTCTGCCGTGCGGCGCACGCGGGCGGCGCGACGGCTGTACCAGGTTACGCGGCGGCTTTCCGCGCTGCCCGACCCGGAATCGGTGGGTGAGGCCGCCGTCTACGAGGTTCATGCGGCACTGGAGCGTACAACCATCCTGCTTGGGCCGGACGATAATGGCGGCATTTCCATTGTCGCCGCCTGGCCGCCGGAAGACAGGTTGGACATGCCGTCCAAAATGGCCGCTTTATGGGCCTTCGAGCATGATGAGCCGGCGGGATCGGGCACCGAGACCTTGCCCGGATGCAACTGGCTCTTCCATCCGCTCAACGCCGATGGCCGGCGTGTCGGCGTTCTTGGCATCGAACACGACCCTGCGACAGCGCCTTTGGATGGGGAGGGGCAGATCCTCCTGCAGACGCTGGGCGAGCAGGTGGCCGCCGCCCTGCACCGGGCGCGGCTATCGACCGAGATCCGCGATGCGAAGGCAGAGGCCGAGACGGAGCGTATCCGCAATACGCTGCTGGCCTCGATCAGCCATGATTTCCGCACTCCGCTCTCGTCGATCCTTGGATCGGCGACCAGCCTTCTGGACTACGGAAGCCATATGGATGGCGCAACGCAGGCGGACCTTCTTGGCCAGATCCGGGATGAGGCCGGCCATCTGGATGGCATGGTGCGCAACCTTCTTGCAATCACGCGGCTGGAGGCAGGTTCGCTCGATCTTCGCCGGGACTGGGTAGATATCGCCGATATCCTCAACCGGGCGGTTGCCGCCGCGCGCAGGCGCGGCGCTGTGCAGACCATGCTGGTTTGCGTGCCGCCCGGCCTGCCACTGGCCTACGCAGACCAGAGCCTGCTCGAACAGGCGGTGGGAAATGTCCTCGGCAACGCCTTGCGCCATGCCGGCGAAAGGGCGCAGATCGTCCTTCAGGCGGCACAGGAGGGGCGCGATGTCGTCATGTCCGTTACCGACGATGGACCAGGCATAGCGCCGGACATGGCCGAGCGAATCTTCGACAAATTCGTCAGCGGCGGCGCGACGCGCACCGCCGACGGCAGCGAAAGCGCGGGGCTGGGCCTT